One part of the Lotus japonicus ecotype B-129 chromosome 2, LjGifu_v1.2 genome encodes these proteins:
- the LOC130737540 gene encoding uncharacterized protein LOC130737540 — translation MIGRADIEGSKSNVAMNAWLPQASYPCGNFSDTSSFKFRRSKGSIGHAFTVRIRTGNQNQTSFYPFVPHEISVLVELILGHLRYLLTDVPPQPNSPPDNVFRPDRPAKASLRSKKRGSAPPPIHGISKITLKVVVFHFRCFQLPLILHLSSHFTKSD, via the coding sequence ATGATAGGAAGAGCCGACATCGAAGGATCAAAAAGCAACGTCGCTATGAACGCTTGGCTGCCACAAGCCAGTTATCCCTGTGGTAACTTTTCTGACACCTCTAGCTTCAAATTCCGAAGGTCTAAAGGATCGATAGGCCACGCTTTCACGGTTCGTATTCGTACTGGAAATCAGAATCAAACGAGCTTTTACCCTTTTGTTCCACACGAGATTTCTGTTCTCGTTGAGCTCATCTTAGGACACCTGCGTTATCTTTTAACAGATGTGCCGCCCCAGCCAAACTCCCCACCTGACAATGTCTTCCGCCCGGATCGACCAGCAAAAGCTAGCCTTAGGTCCAAAAAGAGGGGCAGCGCCCCGCCTCCGATTCAcggaataagtaaaataacgttaaaagtagtggtatttcactttcgctgtttccagctcccacttatcctacacctctcaagtcatttcacaaagtcggactag